One window of the Lytechinus variegatus isolate NC3 chromosome 3, Lvar_3.0, whole genome shotgun sequence genome contains the following:
- the LOC121411230 gene encoding protein arginine N-methyltransferase 3-like: MDECKNNANPELDNYEMEDEDDEDDMWDDEEEDDDLALKAAPVKCFFSEEIFSSPTSMLTHCRENHDFNLVLISTRTDLDCIGFIKLVNYIRSTKASGPDIMESIHRSEVPWEDDSFMKPVDMEDPMLQFDIESYLEDQSNRLDNGATSQDDLSKSSEMVTIPAKELAELRRKVRCLEERLGLTEEALERAMQDMTSAREFAHGLIASAADSPSSNSKEKQNASVGQRLTEEEDEAYFDSYGHYGIHEEMLKDKVRTKAYMDFIYDNPYIFKDKVVLDVGCGTGILSMFAAKAGARQVIAVDQSDIVYQAMDIVRQNGLDGVITLKKGRLEDVDLPVEKVDVIISEWMGYFLLFESMLDTVLYARSKYLKEGGMVYPDLSTLSLVAVSDQKGYASRIAFWDDVYGFKMSCMKSCVLEESSVDYIDPDTVISKPCMIKCLDISTVQVRDLDFITDFQMEVLCDGLCTGLVGFFDVIFEKNCHKAVMFSTGPSAPKTHWKQTIFPLRKPFHLKKGDTLSGKISCRKDRKEMRSLLVTITIENETLTYHVR, from the exons ATGGATGAAtgtaaaaataatgcaaatccaGAACTAGACAACTATGAGATGgaagatgaggatgatgaggatgatatgtgggatgatgaggaggaggatgatgaccTTGCCCTGAAAGCTGCTCCAGTGAAATGTTTCTTTTCTGAAGAGATTTTCTCCTCTCCTACTTCTATGTTGACACACTGCAGAGAAAACCATGATTTCAATCTTGTCCTGATTTCAACTCGTACag ATCTTGATTGCATAGGTTTCATCAAACTGGTAAATTACATAAGATCTACT AAAGCATCAGGGCCAGACATTATGGAATCCATTCATAGATCAGAAGTACCTTGGGAGGatgacagctttatgaaaccagTTGATATGGAAGATCCTATGCTCCAGTTTG ATATTGAGTCCTATCTTGAAGACCAGAGTAACAGATTAGACAATGGAGCTACTTCTCAAGATGACCTCTCAAAATCCAGTGAAATGGTCACCATACCTGCAAAAGAATTGGCAGAGTTGAGGAGAAAAGTCCGCTGCCTTGAAGAGAGACTTGGTCTGACTGAGGAAGCTTTGGAGCGTGCCATGCAGGATATGACTTCAGCAAG AGAATTTGCCCATGGCCTGATTGCATCGGCTGCAGACTCACCCAGTAGTAATAGCAAAGAAAAGCAGAATGCTTCAGTTGGGCAGCGATTGACTGAAGAAGAGGACGAGGCTTACTTTGATTCGTACGGTCACTATGGAATCCATGAAGAGATGCTCAAGGATAAAGTCAGGACAAAGGCTTACATGGATTTCATCTATGATAATCCATACATCTTCAAGGATAAG GTAGTATTAGATGTTGGATGTGGCACAGGAATTTTATCTATGTTTGCCGCCAAGGCTGGTGCAAGACAGGTCATTGCTGTTGATCAATCAGATATTGTCTACCAAGCTATGGACATTGTCAG GCAGAATGGATTGGATGGTGTAATAACTCTCAAGAAAGGAAGGTTAGAAGATGTGGATCTTCCAGTGGAAAAg GTTGATGTCATCATATCTGAATGGATGGGATATTTTCTTCTCTTCGAGTCCATGTTAGATACAGTCCTTTATGCTAGGTCCAAGTACTTGAAAGAAGGAGGAATGG TGTACCCAGATCTGAGCACCCTTAGTCTAGTAGCAGTGAGTGATCAGAAAGGATATGCATCACGTATTGCATTCTGGGATGATGTCTATGGCTTCAAGATGTCATGCATGAAGTCGTGTGTCTTGGAGGAAAGTTCAGTGGATTACATTGATCCAGACACAGTCATTTCAAAACCTTGTATGATCAAA tgTTTGGACATTTCCACAGTTCAAGTGCGTGATTTGGACttcattacagattttcagATGGAAGTACTTTGTGATGGCCTGTGCACA GGTCTGGTTGGATTCTTTGATGTCATTTTTGAAAAGAATTGTCACAAGGCG GTGATGTTCTCTACAGGTCCATCAGCTCCGAAGACTCATTGGAAACAGACCATCTTTCCTCTGAGGAAGCCATTCCATTTGAAGAAAG GAGACACCCTCTCTGGTAAAATCTCATGCAGGAAAGACAGGAAGGAGATGCGATCTCTGTTGGTCACAATTACCATTGAAAATGAGACACTCACATACCATGTCAGATAA